AtttacataatcatctttagtATCAATATATATGCTAACACATACAAGGAGACTCGGAAACTGTTTAACATGTTCTCATTTTACGTCCTCAAACTATATCCAGTTGGGAGAAATTTCACTCTATTCATGTTCAAGATGAGTTTAACAAGTTTAATGAGTGGCTTCAATTAGTATTTCAGCTATAGAGTAAAGAAAAAGTTTGTATTATTGCCACAATTACTTGGATGCTATGGAAGGGTATAAATGAACTTATATGGCATCAACGTAGTCTGGAGTCTTCAGAATTGGTTCGTTCAGCATACTCGATATTTAACCAATGGAGAAGAGTTCAAGATCACACCTTTGATCTTATTCTGGAATACATGTCTCAGGAAGACAACGAGGAACATTGGAGCTAACCATAACCAGGAAGTGTTATGGTAAATTCAAATTCTGATGTAACCATTTTTTAGGAATCTAACTATTATAGCCATGCTTTTGTAGCTCGTGACCATGAAGGCATATTGATTGAAGTTAGATGAAAATGTTTAAGAGGCGGTCCTagcaaaccacgtgaaccaaagTAAACCGCATTTTAGCGACAAGTTCTGACTGaggagacataatcataaattatACTCCCGTGAAATTCGAACCCATGACCAAAATGATAGTTATCCCCTTTATAACCAAATGAGCAGACTACTATTTGTGTACTTAGAAACAATGATAAATGAATGTTGAGTCCTACTAGTAAGCCTAAACAACAAAAACGTGAAATTTAAATTTGTTAAACAATTCGCAAATAATGTTGCTCATTTTCTAGCAAAGCGaaacataattatttttatagttGATCGTGTATGGAAGGGTGAGAGATATATATCCTGATTTGCATTATGTATtatcaaataatttaattaagtaattaataaaATTCGACCCTATTATGGAAAAAAACAAAGAAATGTTAAATTGTCACAAGCAGAAATGTTAAATAAGCAATCAAAAAAGCATATTTGTTGCATCTTCTTCataaaaaaggaaaaacaaaaaaacaagAAAAGACGTGTAAATCCAGGCGGCGCACGTCAAACCCcaacaaaacaaacaaaaaaacaCTTAACCACAATCCAAACGCTGCCTTAACCTTGAATTATTATCATCTTCAATCTCCTTCAGAACCTTCCTATACACACAACCACCTGTATCTATACCTTCATATCCATGGAAGCAGTAGAGATATCCGTACCGATCAGCGAGAGAGATCGAGTGCGCGTGAGGAGGAAAACACTCGACGCTGTGCTCGAACAATGTCAGAGAGCTCTTCAATTCCTTAGCGATACTGGTTATGTTGACGATGATGATGACGATGATGACGTTGACGGTGACGTTAGCAGAGCTGAGAGCTCGAGCTCGTCTTCTGGTGCTGTGCCGTGTCAGGATAGAGAAACTGATGAGGTATATGTGTGTATTGGTGTAGGTTTATTGTTTAAGCTGTATGATTTTGTGTATGTAGTTGAAAAACTTATTTGTGTGATTTGATCTCGATGAATTGATGAGATTCTCGGTTTCGAGGATATTAGTTTTTGAGGTTTAATAGTTTAATTGCGAGTGAGAATGAGTAGGTGATGTTTGTTTGTTATGGAATTGATTAGGTGCGGTAGAATCTCGATTTGATGATTACGATAGATTTGTGTGTTTTACCTCTATGAATCGATAATGTTCTGTGGTCTGAGGCTAGTCCGAGGCTAATAGTTCATAGAGAGACTTAAATTTAGCATAATTACTTAGATGGGGAAGGATTTATTAAAACTTAAGGCAGAACGCTTAATAAGCAGTGTAAATAGAATatttttagtctagtagattaaGAAAAGACGAGGCTTTTTAGGAAAAATGGTTCGCATCTTGTGATATGAATATTGACGGTGAAATAGATTAATATAGGAGGTAAATTTGATGAAATGGCCCTTTAGCACAAATTGGTAGTTAAAGGCTTGAAGCTATGCTTGTGCTTTTGCTATAGATGGACCTCTTAGattgataaaaaaaattgataTTAGTTGCTTACTAACAGTTCAGAAACTTGTGCAGACTGCAAGTATAAAATAATCCCAGCAGTCGGGTCATAATAATACAAATCAGGATAGTTTTTTTTGCTTGTATGGCATATTAAATAACTTTAACTTGTAGCATGCTCCCAGTTTCTGTATTATTTTAGCAGCTGTTGTATAGATTCTTTGCACAAATGCTATAACTTAtttcatattaatatatattatatggTTTTAGATTTGTAAATCATATATTTTCTGTTCTGCAGCTATGCAGTCTCCTTAAATCTAGAGTTGAGAGCCCTGATTTCCTTGAAAAGCTAGAGAGCGCCCAAGTATCAGTTCCACAAAATACATTTGGTATTTTTTTTAGAGAAATTTCAACTTTTATGCTATTTTTAATCTCAAATCCATTTTGCACTAACCTTTTCCTGCATAGTACTTGGTATACTTAATATTTATGAACCGAATCACATATGTATCGTGGATTTGTGGATTTAAAAGATACAAAGCATATTCTCTCGTTTCAGATTTAGTAATATTAAATGTTACCCCGTCCGTCCCATCCAATTGTATACATTTTTTTCAATGCTTGACACACattttaaggtgaatataaagtacacttccataatttatttttgaaaatttctttCTTTGTATCAAACTTTAAAAAACAAATTTTTATTCAGAAGATTTAAAAAAAAACCTATTTACGGAACAATACTTCAATggagccttaaaatgcgtgtcgagcCCCCGTCCCCCAATGTGAACTACCAAGGGGGACAGACGGAGTAACATTTAATGATAGTAACTAATATTATCTTTGTTTGATGGCAGAAGAAGGCAGTACGTGGGATATGATTAATGAAAAGGATGTGTGGGAAAGTGGGTGTATCAATTCAGAAGAGGAAGATTATGTTCTTGTTAGGCAAGAAGATATTGTAGATGGTATTGCATGTTTCATGGCTGCATATCTATTGTCACTCAAACAGACTAAGGTAAGTCACGTATGTCAATAATCATTTGTGTTGGTTCCAAATTTTCAAGTCACTTTCCAGATTATTGTTATTGCTCAAGTCACATTCCTTATTTTCATTATTGCTTTTCAATTACCATCTCGGATCTTGATACTGTTGAGTGCACACTAATATATAGAGATTTAATGATGAAATTCTGGCCATACACCTTAGTCCGCACAAATAAGTTTGAGTGCCCTGGCCAGTTTCTTCTGTCAACCCATGACAACAATGAAATAACTGCTACGAAATAACATGGAATCTAGATTACCCAGATTAGAGTAGCATTTGATCTTCCTGAATTTAGATCACAGGGAAAAACAAAATCAGTTGTATTTGACATTAATCAGTAACATGGTTGTGGCCCAGGACACCTTATTCTGGATTAATTAGTTCTCATGTTCTAGCTTTGCATATTCTgtatttcttcttcttttttttcgaATTACAATGATAGTGTACTTTTCCTGATTTAGTGTCTTATTTTTTCTCTTTAAACAGGATTTAACCCCAAATCAACTCCAAGATGGTGAGTACAATTTTCTAACAAGATCTTTGTATAAATCTTGATGTAGTTTTGTTCATCCCATATTTTACGTATTCAGAGATTTGAGGATAATAAAGATCTGATATGAGCTGAAATTTTTCAGCCCTGAGCAAGACCTTCTCGTTGAAAAAGAAGAAGGGAAAGCTTCGGAAGGCATGGGATGGAAGCAAAGTCATATATAATGTTGCATCATGGGGAGCAACAGCAATTGGGTATGTTCCTCGTATTGAGCTAATTTAGTGAATTGTAGATCTTGGTTGCTGTCTTGTATTCCTTATCttcaaaacttttcttttctgtTACTGATACATTATTTCTCTGGCTTTAGCACATGTTCGATCTGGTTGTAGATAGCGACAAATGCCTGATTAGCCTTTTGTTATGTGCGTGATATCATGTGCGTATCAGAAAAATACATATACCCAATTAttatgtgtgtatatgtgtgcGACAATGTTAAAATGTGTGTGTAAATTTTACAAGTCCTATAATGATCGAAAAATAAATTCATTAAAAGTTGACAAGAGTGTTGGATGTCGAATTGTATTTCTTTGAACAAAAATATATGTTTATTGGTAATATATTTCAGGATATGTATATTTTTTTGCATAAATGTATGTGTAATGTATTTGTTATCCGAAAATATGTTCCCATCTCACCATCCCCTGCTGCTTGTACTTCTTGGCCAAAGGTTAGTCCTTTAAAATGTTGAGAAGTCAAGGTTTAATTTACAGTATTTGGGGGATAAGGTTATAATGGTATACAGGATACTCAAGTCATAAAAAGAGTTTGAAAAAGAAGATTCACCTCTGTTTTGGTCTTTGACCATGTCTTCTTGTGTACAGAACGGTTTACATTTTGCAGTTTGCACTTTGACAGAGTTTGATTTAGTTGAATTGATGAATTACTATGTGTAGTAGTTGAATTGATGAACTAATACTGAGTTGGTGCACATAATGAAAATGTCATGTTGAAATCTTTTGCTTGCCTGGGTAATGGGTTTTTTTAAAACTTCCTTGAAACTCAAATATATACATAGCTTGTTCTTACTTTTTTGGTTATATGTTAAATATCTCTGGCGTGTCTACTAGCCTTGGCACTTTTTCCGTCCGTAAGTTAAAACGGTTGTGTTTTGTAATCTGTAACAGGATATACCAAAATCCAGCTCTTCTCAGGGCAGCTTCAGCAGCCTTTTGGACCTCATGTAATGTGATATCAAAGTTGTTCTAGTTGCTGCAGTTTCGCTACTTAGATGAAGCTTTAGTAATGCTTGAATTCACCGTTGTAGTGTACTGGAGCAGCATTGTGTTGCACATAACCTGGTATCATAGTTGCCATTTTTTGTGACACATGGTCTGATTGATCTGATCTTGCTAAAATCCTGTAAATATCTCATCAGCTGATTCTTGTGTGCAATTACAATTGTCGGATATAATGAACAGGGTGtctatttagaagaaaaaaacaaaaaagaaaaagaaaggagtTACAAGTAGGCAGAAATGTAATATTTTTTCAGATGTCTGATTGTCAGCATATGGACTTGGAATGATTGCCTAGTTTCGTAAGCCTTAGCGGTGTAAATATTTCTGGTATTTTATTTTTTGAGGTTTGACATCGTATCTTGTCACCTTTCATCATTGGTGCTCAAACAAACTTGATTCCATACATCTCATTGGTTtgtcaaacaaaacaagatcgaacaaattagaaaacaaaaagaaagaaGAGAACGAGTTCTTTTGcaaaaaaagaaggaaaaaaagaAGGCCCGAGTTCAAACCCATTATATCAtaattatatcctatatataactGTAGTAAAAAAGATAAAATGGTATGGTTTGGTCGTCCGGAGACATATACGTGTTGACAAACTTGAACCTAAACCTAatatgaaaataataataataataataataattttaagactttttaaatatataattagttattattcttttcatttgtaTCAAATATAGTTCGAAAATATTCTTAATTTGAGAATAACCTTACAAAATCATTAATCTACGTACTATAAACAaatattcttaataataaaattattacaattaaaaattgaaatacaaatttaataaaatactttatattatatttatttcatttattttaatattttattataatacatAATAATCTGTATAACAAATACAATAtgtaattaattaagaaattaaaatataattacacattcttaaatgatataaaataatattaaaaatattatatatataatacaagtaacatttatcttaataaaaataaaactaagtAAGATTTAACAAATCATTTGTTAATCGGGTTAAATTATATcatctttttaaaaaaaatatagtATGTGTAAGTTTgattaaaaatatttgtaaatagataatttttatttttattttataaaataagaaacacatttatattatatttagGTATAAATATTACAAGCGTTTTGTTTCATTTAAGGATCGTCTTCTAAAAATTTTAgagtatattattttataaaacataaaaactagaaagaaatattataaaaatcgtaaaaaaaactattacaattcataattgaaaaaataaacttataaaataaatttaaaattactATCATAAAAAATGTAACAAACCCGACAAGATGAAAATTCCAAACAACTTTTCAATTTTTGATCAAACTCCACAAGATTAagaaaaaaaaaaatatatatatatataaaaataaaataataactaTGTAAACATATTATGtgaattataattatatattcttaaatgatataatataatattaaaagtattatattatatatatcataaaaacaataatttatttaaaatatttgtaaatagattattttaatttttttattaaataaagaACACATTTAAACTATATTTAGGTATAAGTAATACACATGGtttgttttattttgtaaaaAGAGAAAATATAGTTTGTCTTTGAAAACATTTAGAGCACATGAAACTTATAAAACTTAAAAAcaaggaagaaatataataataaaaagtattacaattcaaaatttaaatataaatctaataaaatacattatgtacatattcttaaatgatataatataatattaaaagtattatattatatatatatcattaAAGCAAtagtttgatttaaaatatttgtaaaaagattattttaatttttttattaaataaaaaacaCATTTAAACTATATTTAGGTATAAGTAATAcacatgttttgttttgtttcgTAAAAAGAGAAAATatagtttattttttaaaatatttagaGCACATGAAACTTATAAAACTTTAAAAcaaggaagaaatataataataaaaaagtattacaattcaaaatttaaatataaatctaataaaatatattatgtataatatttagttttttttattttattattgtattacataagtaattaatcaaaaaattgaataataattatatatacttaaattctataaataatatataaagtgttatatatataatacaaataacaattatcttaataaaataaatataagtaacaatcaaaaaatcatttgtTAATCGGATTAAGGTAATATCATTTTCTTAAGAAAATTGAAATAGGtaagtttgatttaaaatatttttgaatagataattTTACACATTTATATTGTATTAAAGGATAAATATTATATGTGTTTTGCTTAATTTGATAAAATGAAAAATTAAGGACTTTTAAAAAATTTAGCTCACATGAATCATATCAAACATAAAAAttaggaagaaatataataataataataataataataataaacaattaaaatttaaaattgaaatacaaatcttataaaatatatttaaaattactattatgacaagtaggtgtatagtatttttttaaaattattactagcaccgaaaaattataaaatattattacaaacgCGTTAAACTACAAATCCCAACAATTTATGATTAAACTTCATAagtttaagaaaaaaaaatataaaaataaaagaaaaatgttTACATAACCATATTATatgatatgattaaaatattttctttacaaatttataatatgaaaaaaATCAAACAATGAAATAAACAAACTAAACTATAATAAATATGTTATACTTTACGTTATTAATGTCAAATAAAAAAATACAACAATATGTTCATTATGTCaataaaattatttgaataataaaaataatagtaaTTTTGATAATAGATAttgatattaaaaaataaataaaccaactcattttgccaaaaaaaaatttatatataaaatggtAATAGTTTCATACTCATCACTATAACTATAATATTCTAATTAGGATTTAGTGATGAGGACTAATAttataattagtaattaatcattaaaatataatatCATTATCGAAGGATAATCATCATATAAATAAGGTTATTAGAATAAAAAAATAATAGTATTTTTTGTAAAAGATATTTATATCAAAAATTAAATAAGCCAACTCATTTTGTCAAAAAATAATTCTCAtgtgaaaaattatttataagTTTTCATGTGCGTACATGtgtaaaattaattttttatattattaaataatgaaAACATTTACTATATGTTTGATTATAAATCCTACAAACtctataaataataaattttgaaaaaaaatataataatgataaaaaattaatacaacttaaaataaaatacagttttaataaaatgaaaaaaataacATGACAATAGATTGCAAAGTATGTTTTTTAAATGTTATTACGAAAACTAAGAATTTatatgatttttttgattttttttttctctttttaactaaattttaaaataataattttatttcctattcaaattttatgttttacgaaaataatatatttttcaaaaaattgtactttttgtacttatatatttagttattattatatttttatatttgacATTTGATGACCTTAATATAATATAtgtgttataatttattttatttcttcattatttgatttttttcacattataaatttatattctagtaatgattttgaaaaaaaatactTTAGATCTAATTGTCATAGTACTTTATTTTAGTAATCAATTGATAGTACTTTTAAATGTATTCTATTATATTTGTATTTCAATTTTGTATTGTAAtagttatttattattattattattatatttattactaatttttatgttttataagattcatgtactctaaattttttaaaagacaatCCATGATTTTCTTATTTTACAAAATGAAACAAAATAGATGTAATCTTAATATGTTCCtcattttataagataaaaattaaaattatctattcaaaaatattttaaatcaaacttaCCCATTCAAAAACTTTTTGAAGATAAAAAATAATTTCTTGATTGTCGCTTATATTAATCTTATTAAGATAATTGTTGCTATACATATAACACttttaacattattttatatcatttaataatatttaattatagtTCAATTTCTTAAATAATTACCAATTATGTTTGTTATACGGATTACTAAATATCATaatagaataataaaataaatgtaataAATATAATCTATAATGTATTCATTAGATCTATTCATTAGATCTGTATATCCattatttttttgctaaatttGAATTTACATTTTAAattgtaataaataaattattattatatgtaTTTCTCGTTTTTATGTTTTAGAGGATTCATGtgctctaaattttttaaaagataatCCGTAATTTTTCCTTTTTACAAAATGAAACAAAACAATATAATATTTATatctaaatataatttaaatgtgTTCGTTATTTTATAAGATACAAATAAAaattatctattcaaaaatattttaaatcaaatttacccactccaatatttttttaaaaaaatgatacaACTTTAGTCTGATTATAAATGATTTGTTAATTGTTACTTATATGTATTATTATTAAGATAATTGTTGCTTgcattataaatatatatatatatatatataatataaaactttgaatattattttatatcatttaagaatagATAATTATAGTTGTCAATTTCTTAATTAATTGACTATTTgtatattatacaaattattagatattatagtagaataataaaataaatgaaataaatattatatatat
The sequence above is drawn from the Apium graveolens cultivar Ventura chromosome 2, ASM990537v1, whole genome shotgun sequence genome and encodes:
- the LOC141706977 gene encoding uncharacterized protein LOC141706977; protein product: MEAVEISVPISERDRVRVRRKTLDAVLEQCQRALQFLSDTGYVDDDDDDDDVDGDVSRAESSSSSSGAVPCQDRETDELCSLLKSRVESPDFLEKLESAQVSVPQNTFEEGSTWDMINEKDVWESGCINSEEEDYVLVRQEDIVDGIACFMAAYLLSLKQTKDLTPNQLQDALSKTFSLKKKKGKLRKAWDGSKVIYNVASWGATAIGIYQNPALLRAASAAFWTSCNVISKLF